Genomic DNA from Capsicum annuum cultivar UCD-10X-F1 unplaced genomic scaffold, UCD10Xv1.1 ctg35736, whole genome shotgun sequence:
ATAGTAATAAGGATCGAATCAAAAGAGAATGATACCTTCGACACGTTATGGATTCatagagaaaagataagggtattTGGTATGCATTTCTGCTTCTACCTCCCATGTCgcaccctcaacggattgatttagCCAAAATACTTTAACTAGAAGAACTTCCTTGCTTCTTAGCTTCTGAACttgaaaatctagaatctcaactggaaatTCCTCAAATGAAAGATTATTCTGGATATCGAAATCCTCAGAAGGTTCAGTTACAAATGAGTTACCAATACATTGCTtaagcatggatacatggaaaACTGGGTAAACATTAGATGACTCCGCTGGCaaatcaacctcataagctaACTTCTCAACACGACTTAGAATCCTATAAGGGCCAAcctaacggggactaagtttccctttctttccaaaacttttcacccctttcatgggtgaaacattTTGATATACCAAATCGTCaatattaaactcaagatcttttctcctcacattcgcgtacgacttctgatgactttgagTGGTCTTCAATCGTTCTCGAATAAAcctaactttttccatagctttaaATACAGCATCAGGTCTAGTCACAGCagcttcaccaacttcaaaaCAACCTATGGGAAATCTACACCTACTCCCGTAAAGatcttcaaacggggccattccaatagtagcatgatagatgttattgtaagcaaactcaactAATGGCAagtgcttatcccaactacctttaaagtcaagaacaaaagctctcaacatatcttctaaagtatgaatggttcGATCGGCTTTaccatcagtttgaggatagaaagcagaacttaaatgaacttgggtaccgagacccttctgaaaagatttccaaaatagagaagtaaactgagtacctctatcagaaataatagccaaagggactCCATAAAGTCTGACGAGTTCCTGAATATACAGTCTAGCATAGTCTTCAGCTGTAAAAGAtgaatgcactggcaagaaatgagctgattttgttACCCAATCTActacaacccaaatcaaatcataatgGCGACGAGAAGAAGGTAAACCaaccacaaaatccatattcacttcttcccacttgcaagtaggaatgctaaactcttgcatcacaccactgggcctttggtgttctatcttaacttgttgacacgtAGAACATTTTGacacaaattctgctatgttcctcttcataccgttccaccgaaaaatttcccgcaaatcatgatacatcttagtagcaccgaGACGAATGGAATATCATGTGCCATGTGCTTCcaccataattctctgcctcaagtTATC
This window encodes:
- the LOC124891447 gene encoding uncharacterized protein LOC124891447 — protein: MAPFEDLYGSRCRFPIGCFEVGEAAVTRPDAVFKAMEKVRFIRERLKTTQSHQKSILSRVEKLAYEVDLPAESSNVYPVFHVSMLKQCIGNSFVTEPSEDFDIQNNLSFEEFPVEILDFQVQKLRSKEVLLVK